One Glycine max cultivar Williams 82 chromosome 6, Glycine_max_v4.0, whole genome shotgun sequence DNA segment encodes these proteins:
- the LOC121175026 gene encoding protein EXORDIUM-like 5, which produces MTLSLNYAWVGNSEKQCLEVCAYPFAVPGYIGSGGPGHLILSNGDIEVDDMVSVIGHKLAELSSNPLVNAWYADEDPTAPTEIEDLYEGLYEMGGGGGYIGSIMKDDEGRTFNLNGRNGRKFLVQWIWSPILKACAGPNALD; this is translated from the coding sequence ATGACACTTTCTCTGAATTACGCGTGGGTGGGGAACTCCGAAAAACAGTGCCTTGAGGTTTGCGCTTATCCCTTCGCCGTCCCCGGGTACATAGGTAGCGGTGGCCCCGGCCACCTCATACTGTCGAACGGAGACATCGAGGTGGACGACATGGTGAGTGTGATCGGGCACAAGCTGGCGGAGCTCTCGTCGAACCCGCTCGTGAACGCGTGGTACGCCGACGAGGACCCCACCGCGCCCACCGAGATCGAAGATTTGTACGAGGGCTTGTACGAAATGGGTGGTGGCGGCGGCTATATTGGTTCCATTATGAAAGACGACGAAGGGAGAACGTTTAATCTTAACGGTAGGAATGGACGGAAGTTTTTGGTGCAGTGGATTTGGAGCCCTATTTTGAAGGCCTGTGCTGGTCCCAATGCTTTGGATTGA